A section of the Candidatus Tisiphia endosymbiont of Nedyus quadrimaculatus genome encodes:
- the aspS gene encoding aspartate--tRNA ligase, producing the protein MHKYRTHNCNELRLKDAGQRVKLSGWVHRRRDHGNLVFIDLRDHFGISQLVFTDQNPSLMDDASRLRYESVITVVGRVVARSDETINDSLMTGKIEILASEFIVESNAEALPLMVHSDQLAPEETRLKYRFLDLRREKLHNNIILRSQVIAHVRHLMTQKGFTEFQTPILTASSPEGARDFLVPSRLHPGKFYALPQAPQQFKQLLMVSGFDRYFQIAPCFRDEDARADRSPGEFYQLDVEMSFVTQEEVFNTIEPVMYEIFSKFSDKKVSNTPFVQIPYEQAMLKYGSDKPDLRNPLIIADVTELFRDSNFAIFKENIKNGSVVRAVPAPKASALPRSFFDKMAEFATSEGASGLGYIQFLEDGKAKGPIVKFLTDEQLLNLKSLANLQNGDAVFFSSDKVDKASKLAGKLRTKLGEELDLLKKDCFEFCWITDFPFYELNEQTKKIDFSHNPFSMPQGGMEVLESAKTVNDLLAIKAYQYDIVCNGIELSSGAIRNHKPEIMYKAFEIAGYSLEVVDKKFGGMIRAFKFGAPPHGGIAPGIDRMVMLLTDSTNVREVIAFPLNQQAEDLLMNAPDYIDEKALKDLNISLAPSVRNKLLTEGS; encoded by the coding sequence ATGCATAAATATAGGACGCATAATTGTAATGAATTGCGATTAAAGGATGCTGGGCAAAGGGTAAAATTATCCGGTTGGGTACATAGGAGACGAGACCACGGTAATTTAGTCTTTATTGATCTTAGAGATCATTTTGGTATAAGCCAGTTGGTGTTTACTGATCAAAATCCAAGTTTAATGGATGATGCTAGTCGGTTAAGGTATGAATCAGTTATAACTGTTGTAGGTAGAGTGGTAGCAAGGAGTGATGAAACAATAAACGACTCGTTAATGACTGGTAAAATTGAAATATTGGCAAGTGAGTTTATAGTTGAATCTAATGCAGAAGCACTGCCTTTGATGGTTCATTCTGATCAACTCGCTCCCGAAGAAACTAGGTTAAAATATCGTTTCCTAGATCTTAGACGTGAGAAATTACATAATAACATTATACTAAGATCGCAAGTTATTGCTCACGTGCGCCATCTGATGACGCAAAAAGGGTTTACGGAGTTTCAAACACCGATTCTAACGGCTAGTTCACCAGAAGGAGCTAGGGACTTCTTAGTTCCAAGCAGATTGCACCCTGGTAAATTTTATGCACTGCCGCAAGCTCCTCAGCAATTTAAACAATTACTGATGGTGTCAGGATTTGATCGTTATTTTCAAATAGCCCCTTGTTTTAGAGATGAAGATGCTAGGGCTGATAGGTCACCAGGCGAATTCTATCAATTGGATGTGGAGATGTCTTTTGTCACGCAGGAAGAGGTATTTAATACCATTGAGCCGGTAATGTATGAGATATTCAGCAAATTTTCTGATAAAAAAGTATCAAATACACCTTTTGTACAAATTCCATATGAACAAGCGATGCTAAAATATGGTTCTGATAAGCCGGATCTTAGGAATCCACTGATCATTGCAGATGTTACAGAATTATTTAGAGATTCTAACTTTGCTATTTTTAAAGAAAATATAAAAAATGGTTCTGTTGTTAGAGCCGTGCCAGCTCCTAAAGCTTCTGCTTTACCTAGAAGCTTCTTTGACAAAATGGCAGAATTTGCGACTTCTGAGGGGGCAAGTGGGCTTGGTTACATCCAGTTCCTAGAAGATGGAAAAGCTAAAGGACCTATTGTTAAATTTCTAACAGATGAGCAATTATTGAATTTAAAGTCTTTAGCGAATCTACAAAATGGCGATGCTGTCTTCTTCTCTAGTGATAAAGTTGATAAAGCATCTAAACTTGCTGGCAAGCTACGAACTAAATTAGGGGAAGAATTAGATTTACTTAAAAAAGATTGTTTTGAGTTTTGTTGGATAACAGATTTCCCATTTTATGAATTAAATGAACAAACCAAAAAAATAGATTTTAGCCATAACCCATTTTCGATGCCACAAGGTGGTATGGAGGTACTAGAATCAGCCAAAACAGTAAATGATCTACTAGCCATTAAAGCTTATCAATATGATATTGTTTGTAATGGTATCGAATTATCTAGCGGAGCAATTAGAAATCATAAACCGGAAATAATGTATAAAGCTTTTGAGATTGCTGGATACTCCCTGGAAGTTGTTGATAAAAAATTTGGTGGTATGATCAGGGCTTTTAAATTTGGAGCCCCTCCACATGGCGGGATAGCCCCTGGAATAGATAGGATGGTTATGTTATTAACTGATTCAACTAATGTTAGAGAGGTAATAGCTTTTCCACTAAATCAGCAAGCAGAAGATTTATTGATGAATGCTCCTGATTATATTGATGAAAAAGCTTTAAAAGATCTTAATATTAGCTTAGCACCTTCAGTCAGAAATAAATTGTTAACTGAAGGCTCTTAA
- a CDS encoding MFS transporter: MVKKKTRNKIVGAFLGTIVEYYDYGLYGLSAGIMAAKFFPNTDYLTTLINVFAIYAIAYLSKPMGSLIFGRIGDLYGRKVALSITIIGIVVPTLVIGCLPEYSSIGVWGAIILALCRFMQGFFIGGEYDGAAIYVIEHLGEKYRYTASAITRCTGVVGLLLGNGATNFFNAHIFPDWSWRIPFLLSLPLALIVLYFRQKLDETPEFKKNQDSKAKTQSLAILIKKQWRVILMAVFLAGGFGATYQISIIFMKQYLSLILPQTSFIISTFSVLIIICFAIPMPIAGLLADRLSQMLVFKFSLFGTIVSSLLFIISVNYQMVNLALGSCLMLACFVAPFNALSHGIMTKAFAVNDRYRAVSLGHNIGSMLMSGTANSVCLILMRYLNFQLFPIIYLMFFAILAYFMAKCFEKDYKNKIKLQTDINL, encoded by the coding sequence ATAGTGAAAAAAAAAACAAGAAATAAAATTGTCGGAGCATTTCTAGGTACAATAGTTGAATATTATGATTATGGTTTGTATGGTTTGTCTGCTGGTATTATGGCAGCAAAATTCTTTCCAAATACTGATTATCTAACTACTCTAATAAATGTTTTTGCTATTTATGCGATAGCATATTTATCAAAACCTATGGGATCACTGATTTTTGGTCGTATCGGAGACTTGTATGGGCGTAAAGTTGCATTAAGTATAACCATCATAGGTATTGTAGTGCCTACGCTGGTTATAGGTTGTTTGCCAGAATACTCGTCTATTGGTGTGTGGGGTGCAATAATTTTAGCTTTGTGTCGCTTTATGCAAGGTTTTTTTATAGGTGGAGAATATGATGGAGCGGCTATTTATGTTATCGAACATTTAGGGGAGAAATACCGATATACAGCTTCAGCAATAACTCGTTGTACTGGGGTTGTAGGTTTATTACTAGGGAATGGGGCAACCAATTTTTTTAATGCCCATATTTTTCCAGATTGGAGTTGGCGTATTCCTTTTTTACTTAGTTTACCTTTAGCTTTAATCGTTTTATATTTTCGCCAAAAACTTGATGAAACACCTGAATTTAAAAAGAATCAAGACAGTAAAGCGAAGACGCAAAGCTTGGCTATTTTAATTAAGAAACAGTGGCGAGTTATTTTGATGGCAGTGTTTCTTGCTGGTGGATTTGGTGCAACTTATCAAATATCTATTATATTTATGAAACAATATTTGTCTTTGATCCTACCGCAGACTAGTTTCATTATTAGCACATTTTCAGTTTTAATAATCATATGTTTTGCCATTCCTATGCCTATTGCTGGCTTGTTAGCAGATCGGCTTAGTCAAATGCTAGTATTTAAGTTTAGCTTATTTGGTACTATTGTATCTAGTCTATTATTTATTATATCTGTTAACTATCAGATGGTTAATTTAGCTTTGGGTTCTTGTTTAATGCTAGCATGTTTTGTTGCTCCTTTCAATGCTCTTTCTCATGGTATCATGACAAAAGCTTTTGCTGTAAATGATCGTTATCGTGCAGTAAGTCTTGGTCATAATATTGGGTCAATGTTGATGTCTGGTACAGCTAATTCTGTCTGTTTAATATTAATGAGATACCTAAATTTTCAATTATTCCCAATCATATATCTTATGTTCTTTGCAATATTAGCATATTTTATGGCAAAATGTTTTGAGAAAGATTATAAAAACAAAATTAAGTTGCAAACTGATATTAATTTATAA
- the istA gene encoding IS21 family transposase — MESKRKILGRYRRGEGIRSISRELNISRNTVRSIIRTQGEIKSDYIRIIQPIPKLGKYIESLERMLRDNKNSKPKKTGKALFEELKIYGYQGSYSAVSRYINTWNDRNFEINIKACVPLSFAPGEAYQFDWSSEQVILAGEIINVKVAHFVLCYSRKKFIYIYPTEAQEMVFDAHVRAFTFFGGSPTKGIYDNMKTAVSKVLKGSNNREWNPKFEKLCAHYLIEPIACSPARGNEKGRVERQVQIDREQFFTPMPKALTLQELNDILTSRLVTYNSSHKHPEYKDKTIDEAYQLERNFLVSVPVLFNGCKEIDIKVSITCLARYESNNYSVHCSCAGKIVQCKIYAEHLVFIYNGQEVGRHKRKFTKGETCYDVNHYLPILRYKPGALRNGEPFLNMNLPEELIEVRRRLESSPAGTRDFAHILSYIAMESIEAVVSACTQALKIGTVSKEVILNIILRNKDELKVTEPSNYQEYHTLKHIPKANCEIYDNFLKLGGK; from the coding sequence ATGGAAAGTAAGAGAAAGATATTAGGACGTTATCGTCGTGGAGAAGGTATACGTTCAATAAGTAGAGAATTAAATATATCACGTAATACAGTTAGAAGTATCATTCGTACGCAAGGAGAGATTAAATCTGATTATATACGAATAATTCAACCTATACCTAAACTCGGGAAATATATTGAGAGTCTTGAGAGGATGTTGCGGGATAATAAGAATTCAAAGCCTAAAAAAACAGGGAAAGCTTTATTTGAGGAGTTAAAGATTTATGGGTATCAAGGCAGTTACTCTGCTGTTAGTCGTTATATTAACACTTGGAATGATAGAAATTTTGAGATTAATATAAAAGCTTGCGTACCTTTATCCTTTGCTCCTGGGGAAGCTTACCAATTTGACTGGAGTAGTGAGCAAGTAATATTAGCTGGAGAAATAATAAATGTTAAAGTAGCTCACTTTGTTTTGTGTTATAGCCGTAAAAAATTTATCTATATTTATCCTACTGAAGCTCAAGAGATGGTATTTGATGCACATGTTAGAGCCTTTACTTTTTTTGGTGGTAGTCCAACTAAAGGGATTTATGATAATATGAAGACTGCTGTCAGTAAGGTTTTAAAAGGCTCTAATAATAGAGAATGGAATCCAAAGTTTGAAAAGCTCTGCGCACATTATCTCATTGAACCGATAGCATGTTCTCCAGCTCGAGGTAATGAAAAAGGTAGGGTTGAGCGACAAGTACAGATTGACCGGGAACAGTTCTTTACTCCTATGCCAAAAGCTTTAACCTTGCAAGAATTAAACGATATATTAACCAGCAGATTAGTTACTTATAATAGCTCTCATAAACACCCCGAATATAAAGATAAGACTATAGATGAAGCATATCAACTAGAACGTAATTTTTTAGTATCCGTGCCTGTATTATTTAACGGTTGCAAAGAAATAGATATCAAGGTTTCTATTACTTGTTTGGCTAGATATGAAAGCAATAATTATAGCGTTCACTGTAGTTGTGCTGGGAAAATAGTACAATGTAAGATATATGCTGAACATCTAGTATTTATTTATAATGGTCAAGAGGTAGGTCGTCATAAACGGAAATTTACTAAGGGAGAAACTTGTTATGACGTCAATCATTATCTGCCAATATTAAGGTATAAACCCGGAGCATTAAGAAATGGTGAACCATTCCTTAATATGAATTTACCAGAAGAGCTCATAGAAGTTAGAAGACGTCTTGAGAGCAGCCCAGCAGGTACAAGAGATTTTGCTCATATATTATCGTATATAGCAATGGAATCCATAGAAGCAGTAGTATCAGCATGCACCCAAGCACTAAAAATAGGAACTGTTAGTAAGGAGGTAATTTTAAATATTATATTACGTAATAAAGATGAGTTAAAAGTAACAGAGCCAAGTAATTACCAAGAATATCATACTTTAAAACATATCCCGAAAGCTAATTGTGAGATATACGATAATTTTCTCAAGTTAGGAGGTAAGTAA
- the istB gene encoding IS21-like element helper ATPase IstB, whose product MNNVYQESTREDIINVMRKLKFTGMLESYDEIISDAIRRKEASNYILHNLLKSELTTRTLRSIQSRISAAKFPEKKDIDNFIFIDTPINQEQIMHLYSCEFIKTSRNIILVGGTGSGKTHLAIALSTKAVRKGYKSRFFNLVDLANQLEYEKNSAQVGKLAASLQKIDVLVLDELGYLPFSKNGGQLIFHLLSKIHSNTSIIITTNLIFSEWSQIFGCNKMTSALLDRVCHNCDIIETGNESYRMKKKQ is encoded by the coding sequence ATGAACAATGTATATCAAGAATCTACTAGAGAAGATATTATAAATGTTATGAGAAAGCTAAAATTTACAGGGATGCTTGAGTCTTATGATGAAATTATATCTGATGCCATAAGGCGTAAAGAAGCCTCGAATTATATTTTACATAATTTATTAAAATCTGAACTAACAACACGAACTCTTAGGTCTATTCAAAGTAGGATTAGCGCAGCAAAGTTTCCTGAGAAAAAAGATATAGATAATTTCATATTTATCGATACCCCAATAAACCAAGAACAAATTATGCATCTATATAGTTGCGAGTTTATTAAAACATCTAGAAATATAATCCTAGTTGGTGGTACTGGTAGCGGTAAAACTCACCTAGCTATTGCATTAAGTACAAAAGCAGTACGAAAAGGTTATAAATCAAGATTTTTTAATCTTGTAGATCTTGCTAATCAATTAGAATATGAAAAGAACTCTGCTCAGGTAGGAAAACTAGCAGCTTCCTTGCAAAAAATAGATGTACTAGTCCTAGATGAGCTTGGTTATCTACCATTTTCTAAGAATGGCGGTCAACTTATCTTTCATCTATTATCTAAAATACATTCCAACACTTCAATTATTATTACTACTAATCTTATATTCTCAGAATGGTCACAAATATTTGGTTGTAATAAAATGACTTCAGCGCTACTTGATAGAGTTTGTCATAATTGTGATAT